In the genome of Staphylococcus durrellii, one region contains:
- a CDS encoding sigma-54 interaction domain-containing protein has translation MNLNTFEYSDENIKSVFNALNDGIFITNYDGIVVWMNDTSTKQLNTPRSQLIGQHISILEKDGLFKPSVTRVVLKNNKMTTKIQTSNDYKYLATGKLIKFPNDPQQYVLVQVRDITETVKSSLQLEKSEELLKNYKNAINYAPAYKKHQQDQLIKGKSVKIQEVMDIIERIAIVDTNTLLTGETGVGKSKFAKEIHRLSDRSNKPFIKINCSAIPETLLESELFGYKKGAFTGANANGKEGLVSQAHGGTLFLDEIGELPLSLQPKILQLIQDHTYVPIGASKEEKINVRIITATNKDLISMVEEKSFRADLYYRLNVIDINIPSLRERKEDIRGFLNHFTNYFNKKYNRNVILDKVIRSYLEAYDWPGNIRELENVIEYLVVIAKDDKIDVSFLPKKILQTKETTTTTSNVNTSEIDSLPDYLNKIEKDILEQYQKKYRSTRKAAEALKISQTTYVRKLKKYNIDTHNN, from the coding sequence ATGAATTTAAATACTTTCGAATATAGCGATGAAAATATAAAGTCTGTTTTCAATGCATTAAATGATGGTATCTTCATAACAAATTATGATGGCATCGTAGTATGGATGAATGATACGAGCACTAAACAATTGAATACACCACGTTCTCAACTTATTGGGCAACATATAAGCATTTTGGAAAAGGATGGATTATTTAAACCGTCCGTCACACGTGTCGTCTTAAAAAACAATAAAATGACTACAAAAATACAAACTTCAAATGATTATAAATATTTAGCAACTGGTAAACTAATAAAATTTCCAAATGATCCTCAACAATATGTTTTAGTTCAAGTACGAGATATTACTGAGACAGTTAAATCATCATTGCAACTCGAAAAATCTGAAGAACTATTAAAAAATTACAAGAATGCAATTAACTATGCGCCTGCCTACAAAAAGCACCAACAAGATCAATTGATTAAAGGGAAGAGTGTTAAGATTCAAGAAGTTATGGATATTATTGAACGTATCGCTATCGTGGATACGAACACCTTATTAACTGGGGAAACGGGTGTAGGCAAAAGTAAGTTCGCCAAAGAGATTCATCGTTTAAGCGATAGATCAAATAAACCATTCATTAAAATCAACTGTAGCGCAATACCTGAAACGCTATTAGAATCTGAACTTTTCGGTTATAAAAAAGGGGCATTTACAGGGGCAAATGCTAACGGCAAGGAAGGACTCGTGTCACAAGCACATGGTGGCACTTTATTTTTAGATGAGATTGGAGAATTACCTCTCAGCTTACAACCAAAAATTTTACAACTTATACAAGATCATACTTATGTGCCTATAGGTGCATCTAAAGAAGAAAAAATTAACGTACGAATTATTACAGCTACAAATAAAGATTTGATTAGTATGGTAGAAGAAAAATCATTCCGCGCTGATTTATACTATAGACTTAACGTTATAGATATTAATATTCCGTCATTAAGAGAACGAAAAGAAGATATTCGCGGATTCTTAAATCATTTTACAAATTATTTTAATAAAAAATATAATCGTAACGTTATTCTAGATAAAGTAATACGCTCATATTTAGAAGCATATGATTGGCCAGGTAATATAAGAGAATTAGAAAATGTAATCGAATACTTAGTAGTTATTGCTAAAGATGACAAGATCGACGTATCATTTCTACCTAAAAAAATATTACAAACTAAAGAAACAACAACGACTACAAGCAATGTTAATACCTCTGAAATAGATTCATTACCTGACTATTTAAACAAAATTGAAAAAGACATCTTGGAACAATATCAAAAAAAATATAGGTCAACGAGAAAAGCTGCGGAAGCATTAAAGATTTCTCAAACAACTTATGTAAGAAAACTAAAAAAATATAACATTGACACTCATAATAATTAA
- a CDS encoding M20 family metallo-hydrolase: protein METSELKVDETYLFEKINKSSEVGKTANNGLYRLALTHEDKLIRDDFISWMKEESLDVRVDDFGNIYGRRKGINNEASPIVIGSHLDTQPYGGRFDGVLGVLGGLSVIKTLNDYNIETERPIELINFTNEEGARFPQPMVASGGLIGEFKKSYIYNLADNEGTTYEEALEHINYKGLESQRIKEAHSFLELHIEQGPVLENEHKDIGIVQGIQGMTWLSINIKGLSNHAGSTPMQDRKDAFHKATAVIQDIYEIAEKHKGLNITIGKVDVSPNVPNVIPGEVQFIVDIRHQNKGVLTECQTKIEQFIAAVSNEQDYQATVSVDWAAKPTVFANNVTQVIKESTESLKYSNLEMYSGPGHDAKHMAGMTDTGMIFVPSHKGISHNEAELTYDKHIIQGVEVLLKTVNKLANNNK from the coding sequence GTGGAGACATCGGAATTAAAAGTAGATGAAACTTATTTGTTTGAAAAAATCAACAAAAGCTCAGAAGTTGGCAAGACGGCAAATAATGGATTGTATCGTTTAGCTTTAACTCATGAAGATAAGTTAATTCGAGATGATTTTATTTCTTGGATGAAGGAAGAATCATTAGATGTTCGCGTAGATGACTTTGGTAATATCTATGGTCGACGCAAAGGTATAAATAATGAGGCTTCTCCTATTGTGATTGGGTCTCATCTTGATACGCAACCTTATGGTGGCCGTTTCGACGGTGTATTAGGTGTGCTTGGAGGTTTATCGGTAATTAAAACATTAAATGATTACAACATAGAAACAGAGAGACCTATCGAGCTCATTAATTTTACAAATGAAGAGGGGGCTAGATTTCCGCAGCCAATGGTCGCTTCTGGTGGACTAATAGGTGAATTCAAAAAATCATATATCTATAATCTTGCTGACAATGAAGGAACTACCTATGAAGAGGCATTAGAGCATATTAATTATAAGGGATTAGAATCTCAACGTATTAAAGAGGCACATAGTTTTCTTGAATTGCACATTGAACAAGGACCAGTTTTAGAAAATGAACATAAAGACATTGGAATTGTTCAAGGCATTCAAGGTATGACGTGGTTGTCTATTAATATTAAAGGTTTATCTAATCACGCTGGTTCTACACCGATGCAAGATAGAAAAGACGCATTTCATAAAGCTACAGCTGTGATACAAGATATCTATGAAATAGCCGAAAAACATAAAGGCTTAAATATCACAATTGGTAAGGTTGATGTTTCACCTAATGTACCTAACGTTATTCCGGGTGAAGTGCAGTTTATAGTAGATATACGTCATCAAAATAAGGGTGTTTTAACAGAATGCCAAACTAAAATAGAGCAATTTATTGCTGCAGTATCAAATGAACAAGATTACCAAGCTACTGTATCAGTCGACTGGGCGGCTAAACCGACTGTATTCGCGAATAACGTAACTCAAGTTATAAAAGAAAGTACAGAATCACTAAAATATTCAAATTTAGAAATGTATAGTGGCCCGGGGCATGATGCGAAACATATGGCAGGTATGACGGATACTGGAATGATATTTGTACCTAGTCATAAAGGTATTAGTCACAATGAAGCAGAATTAACTTATGATAAGCATATTATTCAAGGCGTAGAAGTATTGCTAAAAACAGTAAATAAACTAGCAAATAATAATAAATAA
- a CDS encoding aminotransferase family protein translates to MTNEKNLFELDREHIIHPQSNPKEHYEQGPKIIFDEGNGIYLKDVEGREYIDGVSMLWNVNLGHGNKELAEAAYNQMTKAAYTTTFYNYTNEPSVKLAEKITSLAPGDLNAIFYTSGGSESNDTAFKLSRFYWQQKGYDNKNIIISLKRGYHGVTIAAQRATGIGAYRDFSGILEQKIINAEAHLTECELGDKSHPDYDKSISGLIDELGADQIAAIIIEPVQGAGGVHVSPDGYLQAVRSICDKNDIHFIADEVICGFGRTGKMFGCNHWDVVPDFMCVAKGLTSGYIQLGGVIMRDEIKNTLNEFDDMLPHGFTYSGHPTACAVGLKNIEILERDNWVSHAKKMGDKLLDGLKKLEAKYSFFSNPRAKGLLAGIDLVKDKETNEPFDFDDRAANQLITECFNRDLLIRAFDFEPGMNIVAIAPPLIVNEEEIDNIINIVDEAASEIQKTIYK, encoded by the coding sequence ATGACGAACGAAAAAAACTTATTTGAATTAGACCGTGAACATATTATTCATCCTCAAAGTAATCCAAAAGAACATTATGAGCAAGGACCGAAAATTATATTTGATGAAGGTAATGGCATTTATTTGAAAGACGTTGAAGGTCGTGAATATATCGACGGTGTTTCTATGTTATGGAATGTCAACTTAGGTCATGGTAATAAAGAATTAGCAGAAGCTGCTTATAACCAAATGACTAAAGCGGCATATACAACTACTTTTTATAATTATACAAATGAACCTTCTGTAAAATTAGCAGAGAAAATTACGTCATTAGCACCTGGAGATTTAAATGCAATTTTCTATACATCAGGTGGTTCAGAATCTAACGATACAGCCTTTAAACTTTCTAGATTTTATTGGCAACAAAAAGGTTACGACAACAAAAATATTATTATTTCTCTTAAAAGAGGTTATCACGGTGTAACGATTGCAGCACAACGTGCTACAGGTATTGGAGCTTACAGAGATTTCTCAGGTATACTCGAGCAAAAAATTATTAATGCAGAAGCACATTTAACTGAATGTGAGTTAGGTGACAAATCACATCCGGATTATGACAAAAGTATTAGTGGTTTAATTGATGAGTTGGGTGCAGATCAAATTGCCGCAATTATTATTGAACCCGTCCAAGGTGCAGGTGGCGTGCATGTTTCTCCAGACGGCTATTTACAAGCAGTTAGAAGTATATGTGATAAGAATGATATCCATTTTATCGCTGATGAAGTAATTTGTGGATTTGGTAGAACTGGTAAAATGTTCGGCTGTAATCATTGGGATGTAGTACCTGATTTCATGTGTGTCGCTAAAGGTCTTACAAGTGGTTATATTCAATTGGGCGGCGTTATCATGAGAGACGAAATCAAAAATACATTGAATGAATTTGATGACATGTTACCTCACGGATTTACTTATAGTGGACACCCTACTGCATGTGCGGTAGGCCTAAAAAATATAGAAATTTTAGAAAGGGATAACTGGGTGTCACATGCTAAAAAAATGGGTGACAAATTATTAGATGGCCTGAAAAAGTTAGAAGCAAAATATTCATTCTTTTCTAATCCCCGTGCTAAAGGTTTATTAGCAGGTATTGATTTAGTAAAAGATAAAGAGACTAATGAACCATTTGACTTCGATGATAGAGCAGCAAATCAACTTATTACAGAATGTTTTAATCGCGATTTATTAATTCGTGCATTTGATTTTGAACCAGGTATGAACATCGTAGCTATTGCACCCCCTTTAATTGTGAATGAAGAAGAAATCGACAATATTATCAATATCGTAGATGAAGCAGCATCTGAAATCCAAAAAACAATTTATAAATAA
- a CDS encoding aldehyde dehydrogenase family protein: MTVTQNKVIPEVQAFLNKPIPLFINGDWHTPRDKATFIAENPATSVPLATVYEAKENEVNMAVDSAERAFNDSAWAQMSAYERAKLMFKLADLMERDFEIIAQLDSLDNGKPVGEVRESDLPNAIENLRYFAGWTTKLTGQTIPIDTEFLNYTRHEPIGVVGQIIPWNFPIMMALWKIAPAIATGCTVVLKPAEQTPVSALYLGKLIKESGFPDGVINIINGFGKEAGHYLVNHPKVNKIAFTGSTATGQQIMKQAADTMKRVTLELGGKSPNIILEDADLDKAIPGVFSGIMVNQGEVCCAGSRVFIPENIFDHVVQKLKDYAENTVLGIGIEAGTTMGPLVSQKQYDIVTSYIEKGVKEGATMVTGGVKNGDGYFVKPTIFTNVNKEMSIVKEEIFGPVVVLIPYSEIDEVVGMANDTEYGLAAGVWTQSLKNAHSVANKLKAGTVWINCYNLTNAATPFGGYKQSGFGREMGSYALENYTEVKSVWVNLD, from the coding sequence ATGACTGTTACACAAAATAAAGTAATTCCAGAAGTTCAAGCGTTTTTAAATAAGCCAATTCCGTTATTTATCAACGGGGATTGGCATACACCTAGAGATAAGGCGACGTTTATTGCTGAAAACCCAGCTACGAGCGTACCGTTAGCAACTGTGTATGAAGCTAAAGAGAATGAAGTGAATATGGCGGTAGACTCTGCAGAACGAGCATTTAATGATAGTGCTTGGGCGCAAATGAGTGCTTATGAAAGAGCAAAATTAATGTTTAAATTAGCTGATTTAATGGAGCGGGATTTTGAAATTATAGCACAATTAGATTCATTAGATAACGGTAAGCCTGTGGGTGAAGTGAGAGAAAGTGATTTGCCCAATGCGATTGAAAACTTACGTTATTTCGCTGGTTGGACTACCAAATTAACAGGCCAAACTATTCCAATAGACACAGAATTTTTAAATTATACAAGACATGAACCTATAGGCGTAGTAGGACAAATTATCCCATGGAATTTCCCGATAATGATGGCTTTATGGAAAATAGCACCGGCGATTGCTACAGGTTGTACGGTTGTTCTAAAACCTGCAGAACAAACCCCTGTGTCAGCACTTTACCTAGGAAAATTAATTAAAGAAAGTGGTTTTCCAGATGGTGTAATTAATATTATTAATGGATTCGGTAAAGAAGCGGGACATTATTTAGTAAATCATCCAAAAGTTAATAAAATTGCATTTACTGGATCAACTGCAACAGGTCAACAAATTATGAAACAAGCAGCCGATACGATGAAACGAGTCACATTGGAACTCGGAGGTAAATCACCGAATATTATTTTGGAAGATGCTGATTTAGATAAAGCTATTCCCGGCGTATTCAGTGGCATTATGGTTAATCAAGGTGAAGTATGCTGTGCGGGTTCGCGTGTGTTTATTCCAGAAAATATTTTTGACCATGTCGTACAAAAATTAAAAGATTATGCAGAAAACACTGTTTTAGGCATAGGTATTGAAGCAGGCACGACAATGGGACCATTGGTATCTCAAAAACAATATGACATCGTTACTTCTTATATTGAAAAGGGTGTTAAAGAAGGCGCAACAATGGTTACAGGTGGTGTAAAAAACGGAGATGGTTACTTTGTGAAGCCAACCATTTTCACTAATGTTAACAAAGAGATGTCTATTGTAAAAGAAGAAATATTTGGACCCGTAGTTGTACTAATACCGTACTCTGAAATCGATGAAGTCGTTGGCATGGCGAATGATACAGAATATGGTTTAGCCGCGGGTGTTTGGACACAGAGCTTAAAAAATGCACACTCAGTGGCTAATAAATTAAAGGCTGGAACAGTTTGGATAAATTGTTATAACTTAACGAATGCTGCAACACCATTCGGAGGGTATAAACAATCAGGATTTGGACGTGAGATGGGGTCATATGCGTTGGAAAATTATACAGAAGTTAAAAGTGTATGGGTCAATTTAGATTAA
- a CDS encoding APC family permease translates to MNDERHIERKLKLVHIITLGLAYMAPFAVFDTFGIASNISSGHVPFAYVFVFLAILLTALSYGKLVKKYPSSGSVYAYTRNIINPYVGVLVGWLSFIAYLSLPMINALLAKIFISSLLPQIPGWTWIVGLVVLITLLNIFGIEFAAALNIGLVFVQILVGIVFITLTVHDINSGTGHFMSLNELMPKLHELSGFFGASALLGMSFIGFDAVTTLAEDTVNPKETIPKGIFFITIIGGVFFFTVTYFMQSLIPNVSILKNIQGASPEIATIIGGKAYLIFFILGGMFSVFASGLAAQISASRLLYAMGRDNVIPKRYFGYLNKKTKTPVFNIIITGILALCALFLNLEQATSLVNVGAFTAFLVVNICVVKNYFTLDNKSNIYYIVTELIFPGLGLIFILYLWLNLNKFAIVIGVIWFIIGIIYLMITTRCLTKEPVDIAFEELED, encoded by the coding sequence ATGAATGACGAAAGACATATTGAACGAAAGCTTAAACTTGTTCACATCATTACACTTGGTTTGGCCTATATGGCACCATTTGCTGTATTTGATACATTTGGCATAGCTTCCAATATTTCTTCAGGGCATGTACCATTTGCATATGTGTTTGTATTTTTAGCTATTTTATTAACAGCATTAAGTTATGGCAAATTAGTAAAAAAATATCCATCATCTGGTTCAGTCTATGCTTATACTAGAAATATTATTAATCCTTATGTAGGTGTTTTGGTAGGGTGGCTATCGTTTATAGCTTATCTGTCATTACCAATGATTAATGCATTGTTAGCCAAAATATTTATTTCATCACTCTTGCCACAAATACCAGGTTGGACTTGGATAGTTGGATTGGTAGTACTAATCACATTGCTAAATATATTTGGTATAGAGTTTGCGGCTGCGCTTAATATAGGATTAGTCTTCGTTCAAATACTTGTAGGAATCGTGTTTATAACGTTAACTGTGCATGATATAAACAGTGGTACAGGGCACTTTATGTCATTAAATGAATTGATGCCAAAACTCCATGAATTAAGTGGATTCTTTGGCGCATCAGCTTTGTTAGGTATGAGTTTCATAGGTTTTGATGCTGTAACGACATTAGCAGAAGATACAGTAAATCCTAAGGAAACGATACCTAAAGGAATATTTTTTATTACGATTATAGGTGGCGTATTTTTCTTTACTGTAACGTACTTTATGCAATCACTAATTCCAAATGTATCAATATTAAAGAATATTCAAGGTGCATCACCTGAAATAGCCACAATCATTGGTGGAAAAGCGTATTTAATCTTTTTCATCTTAGGAGGTATGTTTTCGGTATTTGCTTCTGGTTTAGCTGCACAAATAAGTGCTTCAAGACTGCTGTATGCTATGGGAAGAGACAATGTTATACCTAAAAGGTACTTTGGCTACTTAAATAAGAAAACAAAAACACCTGTTTTTAATATTATTATCACAGGTATTCTAGCACTGTGTGCCTTATTTTTAAATTTAGAACAGGCGACATCACTAGTTAATGTTGGTGCATTTACTGCATTTCTAGTGGTGAATATATGTGTAGTGAAAAATTATTTTACACTCGATAATAAAAGTAATATTTATTACATAGTTACAGAGCTCATCTTTCCTGGGTTAGGCCTTATTTTTATCTTGTATCTATGGTTGAATTTAAATAAGTTTGCAATTGTCATTGGTGTGATTTGGTTTATCATAGGCATCATTTATTTAATGATTACTACACGTTGCTTAACGAAAGAGCCAGTAGACATTGCTTTTGAAGAGTTGGAAGATTAG
- a CDS encoding YjiH family protein, which produces MSKDAEKSQSNNNNFFNGVKFFVYSLIGIIIFFVPITINNTSSILLDHFVTWISQTLPLLTKVFIMLIIVAGAIHPFLNGTWKRSTVEIVFSLFKVLGLIIGIMLIFNIGPTWLLSEKTGNYVFNFLVIPVGITVPAGGAVLALLVGYGLLEFVGVYAQKVMHPIWKTPGRSAVNALASFVASFAVGLLITNKEYKEGKFTHKEAVIIATGFSTVTVAFMIVIAKTLDLMTIWNLYFWTTLIVTVAVTACTVRIWPIRNMKNSYYDKPYEEDDTSHLKGMQKLRFAWSKAMETADSSPNVIKNILLNLKESLFMTMSILPTILSIGLLCLLLAQYTVIFDYIAYIFYPLTWLLHIPDAFLAAKSSAIGITEMFLPSLIIVKAPLITKFIIAVTSVSTIIFFSASVPSILATDIPIRIRDLVIIWFERTVLSLIIVTPIAYIFL; this is translated from the coding sequence ATGTCTAAAGATGCCGAAAAGTCGCAATCTAATAACAACAATTTCTTTAATGGAGTTAAGTTTTTTGTATATAGTCTTATTGGTATTATTATTTTTTTCGTGCCGATAACTATTAACAATACTTCTTCTATTTTATTAGATCATTTCGTCACATGGATAAGTCAGACCTTACCATTGTTAACAAAGGTTTTTATTATGCTTATTATAGTTGCAGGTGCGATACATCCATTCTTAAATGGGACGTGGAAGCGCAGTACTGTCGAAATCGTTTTTAGTTTATTTAAGGTTTTAGGACTTATTATAGGTATAATGCTAATTTTTAATATTGGTCCAACTTGGTTGCTTAGTGAAAAAACCGGCAACTATGTCTTTAATTTCTTAGTTATTCCTGTTGGTATTACGGTCCCTGCTGGAGGCGCGGTACTTGCTTTGTTAGTAGGATACGGATTGCTAGAATTTGTAGGTGTTTATGCTCAAAAAGTTATGCATCCAATATGGAAGACACCGGGACGCTCTGCAGTAAATGCCCTGGCATCATTTGTCGCAAGTTTCGCGGTAGGCTTATTAATAACAAATAAAGAATATAAAGAAGGAAAATTCACACATAAGGAAGCTGTCATTATTGCGACAGGCTTTTCTACTGTGACTGTAGCTTTTATGATTGTAATTGCTAAAACTTTAGATTTAATGACTATTTGGAATTTATACTTTTGGACTACACTTATTGTTACTGTTGCCGTTACGGCTTGTACAGTGAGAATTTGGCCAATTCGTAACATGAAAAATAGTTATTACGACAAGCCTTATGAGGAAGATGATACGAGCCATTTAAAAGGGATGCAGAAGTTGCGTTTTGCATGGTCGAAAGCAATGGAAACTGCAGATTCCTCACCAAATGTAATTAAAAATATCTTGTTAAATTTAAAAGAAAGTTTATTTATGACCATGAGCATATTACCTACTATATTATCAATTGGTTTACTTTGTTTACTACTCGCGCAGTATACAGTTATTTTTGATTATATAGCTTATATTTTTTACCCTTTGACATGGTTGCTACATATACCAGACGCTTTTTTAGCGGCTAAAAGTTCTGCTATTGGTATTACAGAAATGTTTTTACCGTCTTTAATAATAGTGAAAGCACCCTTGATTACTAAATTTATCATCGCCGTAACTTCCGTTTCAACAATTATATTTTTCTCGGCAAGCGTACCGAGCATTCTTGCTACTGATATACCAATACGCATTAGAGATTTGGTTATAATTTGGTTTGAAAGAACAGTCTTAAGTCTAATTATTGTGACACCAATTGCATATATATTTTTATAA
- a CDS encoding flavin reductase family protein: MNYSPKQGTRSHGLPHDPFKSSTVPRPIGWISTVSKDGHDNLAPYSQYQNLTWDPPMVMFAANQSVLGDHDRKDTVKNAEETGWFVWNMATYDLREAVNLSAKALEPNVDEFEYAGISKAQCIDAPASRVKESPIQFECEYVQTIRIPTGDPVSTVDIVIGKVAQVHIKDEVILDNGKLDIKSIKPIARLGYYDYTVVEEIFEMKAPAASKEELAGLEGRNFDNKSE; encoded by the coding sequence ATGAATTATTCACCAAAACAAGGAACACGTAGTCACGGTTTACCACACGACCCATTTAAAAGTAGTACAGTGCCAAGACCCATTGGTTGGATTTCTACAGTATCCAAAGATGGACATGACAATTTGGCTCCCTATAGCCAATATCAAAACTTAACTTGGGATCCACCTATGGTTATGTTTGCCGCTAATCAATCTGTGTTAGGTGACCACGACCGTAAAGATACAGTAAAAAACGCTGAAGAAACAGGTTGGTTCGTATGGAACATGGCGACATATGATCTAAGAGAGGCGGTTAATCTATCCGCTAAAGCACTTGAACCAAATGTAGATGAATTTGAATATGCGGGCATTTCTAAAGCACAATGTATTGATGCACCAGCTTCTAGAGTTAAAGAATCCCCTATTCAATTTGAATGTGAATATGTTCAAACTATTCGCATACCTACTGGCGATCCTGTATCAACAGTAGATATCGTTATTGGTAAAGTAGCTCAAGTTCATATCAAAGATGAGGTCATCTTAGATAATGGTAAGTTGGACATTAAGTCAATTAAACCTATCGCTCGATTAGGTTATTATGATTACACTGTAGTCGAAGAAATTTTTGAAATGAAAGCACCAGCAGCATCAAAAGAAGAATTGGCTGGTCTTGAGGGACGTAATTTCGATAATAAATCTGAATAA
- a CDS encoding beta-class phenol-soluble modulin: MSGIVEAISNAVKSGLGHDWVSMGTSIADAVAKGIDSISGLIG; encoded by the coding sequence ATGTCAGGTATCGTAGAAGCAATTTCAAACGCAGTAAAATCAGGTTTAGGTCATGACTGGGTATCAATGGGGACTAGCATTGCAGACGCAGTAGCTAAAGGTATTGACTCAATTTCTGGTTTAATTGGTTAA
- a CDS encoding glycine betaine ABC transporter substrate-binding protein has protein sequence MIKRRLIKMVGLVATLALALVLSACGNGGGSSDNKKTALGSKDVEIPYIASDNSTARSLVIAEVLKKAGYNVTTTPVQASGPLYASVSEDKNQFHADGIFPSTDKKYYDKFKNKVTVYNQNHIIDKAKVGLAVPKYEQDVDSIRDLKNKDFGKSVDWTIQGTDERNGIMKQTKDEIGENDLKKYSLKKSSDQDQFKKIQGAYKQQKPIVFTAMDPSWINKELDFKMLEDPDKVYGNKDQHIDLVFNKEFKQNHPGAYKIATRMADDWSKKDEENLSKKIFVDNKNPEQTAKDYVDDHDNKVDDWTENVGN, from the coding sequence ATGATTAAGCGACGTTTAATTAAAATGGTTGGCCTTGTAGCCACATTAGCCTTAGCCCTAGTGCTAAGTGCCTGTGGTAATGGCGGTGGCTCGTCGGATAATAAGAAAACAGCTTTAGGTAGTAAAGATGTTGAAATTCCTTACATTGCTTCAGATAACTCAACAGCACGTTCATTAGTAATTGCTGAAGTACTGAAGAAAGCTGGCTATAACGTTACAACAACACCAGTTCAAGCAAGTGGTCCACTCTATGCTTCAGTTTCTGAAGATAAAAACCAATTTCATGCAGATGGTATATTCCCATCTACAGATAAAAAGTATTACGACAAATTTAAAAATAAAGTTACAGTATACAATCAAAATCATATAATTGATAAAGCGAAAGTAGGATTAGCTGTACCTAAATATGAACAAGACGTAGATTCTATCCGTGACTTGAAAAATAAAGATTTCGGTAAATCAGTGGATTGGACAATCCAAGGTACAGATGAACGTAATGGCATAATGAAACAAACTAAAGATGAGATTGGCGAAAATGATTTAAAAAAATATAGTCTGAAAAAATCTTCAGACCAAGATCAATTCAAAAAAATTCAAGGTGCATATAAGCAGCAAAAACCAATAGTCTTCACTGCTATGGACCCAAGTTGGATTAATAAAGAATTAGATTTCAAAATGTTAGAAGATCCTGATAAAGTATATGGCAACAAAGATCAACATATCGATTTAGTCTTTAACAAAGAGTTTAAACAAAATCATCCTGGCGCATACAAAATAGCGACACGTATGGCTGATGATTGGAGTAAAAAAGACGAAGAAAACCTATCTAAAAAAATATTCGTCGACAACAAAAACCCTGAGCAAACTGCAAAAGACTATGTAGATGATCATGACAACAAAGTTGATGACTGGACAGAAAACGTCGGCAATTAA
- a CDS encoding TetR/AcrR family transcriptional regulator yields MQPQSPVQKRTVQHIVYETYQLLYKNYFDVITVQQICEAAEINRSTFYRYFEDKYDLLYYLAQYIGSSLKSRVNELDTDSFVEAFVSYFERNKMVFRHLFTSAKSVDIYQELIQVHSKLMYDESCLKSDELSLKIRASKHPKMLCDFMSAGLIEVLKKWINNDYDDDAEELFYFFKNTIMPL; encoded by the coding sequence ATGCAACCACAATCACCAGTACAGAAAAGAACTGTTCAACATATTGTTTATGAAACTTATCAACTACTTTATAAAAATTATTTTGATGTGATAACAGTACAACAAATTTGTGAAGCGGCAGAAATTAATCGTAGCACTTTTTATCGTTATTTCGAAGACAAATACGATTTATTGTACTATCTTGCACAATATATAGGATCTTCATTAAAGTCGCGCGTCAATGAGTTAGATACAGATTCATTCGTCGAAGCTTTTGTGTCATATTTTGAAAGAAACAAGATGGTATTCCGGCATTTATTTACTTCAGCAAAGTCAGTAGATATTTATCAAGAATTAATCCAAGTGCACAGCAAATTGATGTATGACGAATCATGTTTAAAAAGTGATGAATTATCCTTAAAAATTCGCGCATCCAAGCATCCTAAAATGTTGTGTGATTTTATGAGTGCAGGATTAATAGAAGTATTAAAAAAATGGATTAATAATGATTACGATGATGATGCAGAAGAATTATTCTATTTTTTTAAAAACACAATAATGCCGTTATAA